The DNA sequence TATCTACCATAGTAATATATAAACGGTTAGTAAAAGGAAGAAACAGCTCGTAGATCTCCCCGCCGCCTATGATATAACTTTCATGTTCGGCGCTGCACATGATGAGTGCTTGTTCAAAGCTGTGAAGTACTGTAACACCATCTGGTTTAAAGGTGGTATCTCGTGTTAAGACGATGTTTTTTCTATTAGGAAGAGGGCGTCCGATGCTTTCATAAGTTTTTCTTCCCATAACTACCATGTGGCCTTTAGTTTTTTCTTTGAAATATTGTAGGTCCTCTGGGATATGCCAAGGCAGTTGGTTGTTGATGCCGATTTGATTGTTTTTACTTGTAGCTACGATAATGTTTATCATGAGTTTAACTCCTTTTTGAAAATTTTGGATATGTATAGGGGGTGATTGCCAAATTATATTGGGTATATGAGGGAGTCCGCTTGGCAGTCAGGGGATATCTTTTGCCTCTCCCGCCTACCCACCAGACTGTCCG is a window from the Cellulosilyticum sp. I15G10I2 genome containing:
- a CDS encoding dihydrofolate reductase translates to MINIIVATSKNNQIGINNQLPWHIPEDLQYFKEKTKGHMVVMGRKTYESIGRPLPNRKNIVLTRDTTFKPDGVTVLHSFEQALIMCSAEHESYIIGGGEIYELFLPFTNRLYITMVDKVIEGDTPFPSYSDDFTLVQRFKGSTLTSDNCSFEFTVWDRN